One segment of Argiope bruennichi chromosome 11, qqArgBrue1.1, whole genome shotgun sequence DNA contains the following:
- the LOC129957493 gene encoding elongation factor 1-beta-like, which translates to MGFGDLKTNAGLKSLDEFLADNSYIEGFQPSQADTTVFQALKSPPNAEFPHALRWYNHIKSFGNGITSFPGVKKDISAFTDASSASPAKASKAGGDDDDLDLFGSDDEEDAEAEKLKQERLKQYAEKKSKKPGVIAKSSVVLDVKPWDDETDMAELEKCVRTVECDGLKWGASKLVPLAYGIKKLQIMCVVEDDKVSIDWLQEEIQNFEDYVQSVDIAAFQKI; encoded by the exons atgggtTTCGGTGATCTTAAAACTAATGCTGGACTTAAGTCCCTTGATGAATTCTTAGCAGATAATAGTTACATTGAAGG GTTTCAACCATCCCAGGCTGATACAACTGTATTTCAAGCCTTGAAATCTCCACCAAATGCAGAATTTCCTCATGCTCTCAGATGGTACAATCACATCAAGTCTTTCGGCAATGGTATCACTAG TTTTCCTGGAGTTAAAAAGGACATAAGTGCTTTCACTGATGCTTCAAGCGCTTCACCTGCCAAAGCTAGTAAAGCTGGTGGAGATGATGATGACTTGGATTTATTTGGATCAGATGATGAAGAA GATGCAGAAGCAGAGAAGTTGAAACAAGAGCGACTGAAGCAGTATGCAGAGAAgaaatcaaaaa aacCTGGTGTCATTGCCAAGTCCAGTGTAGTTCTGGATGTCAAACCATGGGATGATGAAACAGACATGGCAGAGCTTGAAAAATGTGTACGCACTGTTGAATGTGATGGCCTGAAATGGGGAgctt ctaAACTTGTACCTCTTGCCTATGGTATTAAGAAACTGCAAATTATGTGTGTTGTAGAGGATGATAag GTCAGCATTGATTGGCTACAAGAAGAAATACAAAACTTTGAAGATTATGTTCAATCTGTAGATATTGCTGCcttccaaaaaatataa